A window from Shimia isoporae encodes these proteins:
- a CDS encoding transporter, producing MRNTLLGAATLSLASGAALAGGLDRSGQGINLIFEEGQVLQFAYSYADPSLSGTYFGIDSGDIGKGYGLPQLGFKTALSDTLDFALIYDQPFGAHVEYAPTYPLSVPAIPGIGLPDQLRADASTQALTAILRHKFDTGFSLYGGLRVQRAQAEVDIPALAYTMNSDKATDLGYLVGAAWEKPEIAARISLTYNSAIKQSLTLNEGGATGTHISEIETPQSLNLDFQTGVAANTLVFGSVRWVDWSEFSLSSPNYLGGTIVSFANDSITYNLGVGHRFSDAFSGAISLGYEKSNGGTVSDLGPSDGYFSVGIGGTYTVDKAQISFGIRRILMGDAVTNAGAIFEDNNAWAAGIQVTYALN from the coding sequence ATGCGCAATACACTACTGGGTGCCGCGACTCTGTCGCTGGCAAGCGGCGCAGCTTTGGCTGGTGGTCTTGACCGCTCAGGTCAGGGCATCAACTTGATTTTCGAAGAAGGTCAGGTCCTGCAATTCGCCTATTCTTATGCTGACCCGAGTCTGTCTGGAACGTACTTCGGCATTGATTCCGGCGACATCGGCAAAGGCTATGGCTTGCCCCAACTGGGCTTCAAAACAGCTCTCTCCGACACTCTGGACTTCGCGCTGATCTACGACCAACCCTTTGGTGCGCACGTAGAGTATGCCCCGACATATCCGCTCAGCGTGCCTGCCATCCCGGGAATCGGCCTTCCTGACCAGCTACGAGCGGATGCGTCCACACAAGCACTGACTGCGATCCTGCGCCACAAGTTTGATACCGGCTTTAGCCTTTACGGTGGTCTGCGTGTCCAGCGTGCACAGGCAGAGGTCGATATCCCCGCATTGGCCTACACAATGAACTCCGACAAGGCGACAGATCTCGGCTATCTTGTCGGTGCGGCGTGGGAAAAGCCCGAAATCGCGGCGCGAATCTCGCTGACATATAACTCCGCGATCAAACAGTCGCTGACGCTCAATGAAGGTGGCGCAACAGGCACTCACATCAGCGAAATCGAAACACCGCAGTCGCTCAATCTGGACTTTCAGACCGGCGTCGCAGCCAACACTCTGGTTTTCGGCTCGGTACGCTGGGTGGACTGGAGCGAGTTCTCCCTGAGCTCGCCAAATTACCTAGGCGGCACAATCGTATCCTTCGCAAACGACTCGATCACCTACAACCTCGGTGTCGGCCATCGTTTTTCCGACGCGTTTTCCGGCGCGATCTCGCTCGGCTACGAGAAAAGCAATGGCGGCACCGTCTCTGATCTTGGGCCGTCCGACGGATACTTCAGTGTCGGTATTGGCGGCACTTACACGGTCGACAAAGCGCAAATCTCCTTCGGAATTCGTCGTATCCTGATGGGCGACGCGGTAACCAATGCCGGCGCAATTTTCGAAGACAACAACGCATGGGCTGCGGGCATTCAAGTCACCTATGCGCTGAATTAA
- a CDS encoding outer membrane protein transport protein: MKKAFLGASVLTFAASAAFAGGIDRSGQGVNILFEEGDFAQFSFAAISPSVSGDGVFGPLDDVAKHYNTPSLGYKHSVNENIDIAFIYDHPFGAHVYYPTIGGSGADISSEAYTGILRYKFDNGVSVYAGARAAKVGGNILSTPGYLEADSNHGFGGLVGVSYEKPEIAMRVALTYNTGITTDFEGFYVDPTASVHARAFDVEFPESVNLDFQTGIAKDTLIFGTVRWVGWDGFNLTTEDGIEWVSFDDDTVTYSVGIGRQINSKLSLALSAGYEKASSKETTTLLAPTAGSSSIGIAATYQINESLSISGGLNYIWLGDTYFGAPGFVDFKDNTAIGAGVRIGMRF, translated from the coding sequence ATGAAAAAGGCATTCTTGGGCGCGTCCGTGTTGACGTTCGCCGCAAGCGCCGCTTTTGCCGGCGGCATCGATCGCTCTGGCCAAGGCGTCAACATCCTCTTCGAAGAAGGCGACTTTGCACAGTTCTCCTTTGCCGCAATCAGCCCTAGCGTCAGCGGCGATGGCGTCTTTGGACCATTGGATGATGTTGCAAAGCACTACAACACCCCGTCTCTCGGATACAAACACTCGGTGAACGAAAACATCGACATCGCTTTCATCTATGACCACCCGTTTGGCGCACACGTGTACTATCCGACGATTGGTGGTTCTGGCGCCGACATCAGCAGCGAGGCCTACACAGGTATCCTGCGGTACAAGTTCGACAATGGTGTCAGCGTTTATGCAGGAGCCCGCGCCGCAAAGGTCGGCGGAAACATCCTGTCGACGCCCGGCTATCTCGAAGCCGACAGCAACCACGGTTTCGGCGGCCTTGTCGGTGTCAGCTATGAAAAGCCCGAAATCGCAATGCGTGTGGCTTTGACATACAACACCGGCATCACCACCGACTTCGAAGGTTTCTATGTGGATCCGACCGCGTCTGTGCACGCACGCGCCTTCGACGTTGAATTCCCCGAAAGCGTCAACCTCGACTTCCAGACGGGTATCGCCAAAGACACATTGATTTTCGGCACGGTTCGCTGGGTCGGCTGGGATGGCTTTAACCTGACGACCGAAGACGGCATTGAATGGGTCAGCTTTGACGACGACACCGTAACCTACAGCGTGGGCATCGGTCGCCAGATCAACAGCAAACTGTCTCTGGCGCTGTCAGCCGGTTATGAAAAGGCATCCTCCAAGGAAACCACCACATTGCTGGCTCCGACCGCAGGTTCAAGCAGTATTGGCATTGCTGCGACCTACCAAATCAACGAGTCCCTCTCCATCTCCGGTGGCCTGAACTACATCTGGCTGGGCGATACTTATTTCGGCGCCCCAGGCTTTGTTGACTTCAAAGACAACACAGCAATTGGGGCCGGTGTTCGCATCGGCATGCGCTTCTGA
- a CDS encoding DMT family transporter, which translates to MSDQKSLSSQAWLELLLLAAIWGGIFLANRIALNEIPVFTLVAHRVFWAALILWVVVVWRRLPIPVQPSVWLAFLVMGLLNNIIPFSLLNWAQLTIESGLTSIFNATTAIFGVLVAAILLPDERLSARKAIGVSIGFIGVATAIGLNNLADLNPRSLAQLAAVGATLSYAFAGVWARKQLQGQPPQIAAAGMLTGASLVAIPLAHWLEGPISFNLQPATWSAITYCATIATAGAYLLYYRVLDMAGSGNLMLVTLLIPPFAIVLGAVFLGESLAPRAYFGFGLLAVGLLVLDGRLKLRKLVHFSN; encoded by the coding sequence ATGTCAGATCAAAAGTCCCTCTCTTCGCAAGCCTGGCTGGAACTGTTGCTGCTCGCCGCTATCTGGGGCGGGATTTTTCTGGCCAATCGCATCGCGTTGAATGAAATTCCGGTTTTCACTCTCGTGGCGCATCGGGTGTTCTGGGCTGCCCTGATTTTGTGGGTGGTCGTCGTATGGCGCCGACTTCCCATTCCGGTCCAGCCTTCGGTCTGGCTGGCATTCCTTGTCATGGGATTGCTCAACAACATCATTCCCTTCAGCCTGCTGAACTGGGCCCAATTGACCATCGAGTCCGGTTTGACCTCGATTTTCAACGCCACAACAGCAATTTTCGGCGTCCTTGTCGCAGCGATCCTTTTGCCCGACGAGCGTCTGTCCGCGCGCAAGGCGATCGGCGTTTCTATCGGCTTTATTGGTGTTGCGACGGCAATCGGGCTCAACAATCTCGCGGACCTGAACCCGCGCAGCCTCGCCCAGCTGGCAGCTGTCGGCGCAACGCTTTCTTATGCCTTCGCTGGCGTCTGGGCGCGAAAGCAACTGCAAGGACAGCCTCCGCAAATCGCGGCTGCAGGCATGTTGACCGGCGCCTCACTCGTGGCCATCCCTCTGGCTCATTGGCTCGAAGGACCGATCTCTTTCAATCTTCAACCAGCGACGTGGAGCGCCATCACCTATTGCGCGACCATAGCGACGGCCGGCGCGTATCTATTGTACTACCGCGTGCTCGATATGGCGGGCAGCGGCAACTTGATGTTGGTTACGCTCCTGATCCCGCCTTTCGCAATTGTTCTCGGTGCCGTGTTTCTTGGAGAATCCCTCGCTCCCCGCGCCTACTTCGGCTTTGGCCTGCTTGCCGTAGGCCTACTTGTTCTGGATGGTCGTCTCAAATTGCGAAAATTAGTTCATTTTTCGAATTAA
- a CDS encoding DMT family transporter → MSPTIKAALWMTGAIASFTSMAIAGRAVSNELDTFEIMMYRSLVGVVIVITVATLSGTISQVSRQNLGLHFIRNISHFTGQNLWFYAITVIPLAQVFALEFTSPIWAILLAPLILGERLRPIGLLAALVGFIGILIVARPTPETVNVGQLTALLAAIGFALTALFTRKLTRTESITSILFYLTVMQAIFGVIFAGFDGDIALPSAATAPWLVLIACAGLVAHFCMTTALSLAPAAVVMPIDFVRLPLIAVVGAVLYNEAIDIFVVIGAALIFGGNYLNIITESRSKRAEKV, encoded by the coding sequence ATGAGCCCCACGATCAAAGCAGCGCTCTGGATGACCGGCGCCATCGCCTCTTTCACGTCTATGGCGATTGCCGGACGGGCCGTCTCCAACGAACTCGACACCTTCGAGATCATGATGTACCGCAGCCTCGTCGGTGTCGTTATTGTCATCACCGTGGCAACCCTGTCGGGCACCATTTCACAGGTGAGCCGACAAAACCTCGGCCTGCATTTCATTCGTAATATCAGTCACTTTACAGGTCAGAACCTTTGGTTCTACGCCATTACGGTTATTCCTCTTGCGCAAGTATTCGCGCTGGAATTCACCTCTCCGATCTGGGCAATTCTTCTTGCCCCGTTGATCCTTGGTGAACGCCTGCGTCCCATCGGCTTACTGGCAGCGCTTGTCGGTTTCATCGGCATCCTGATCGTCGCACGTCCAACTCCAGAGACCGTCAACGTGGGGCAGCTTACCGCGCTTCTTGCAGCCATCGGATTCGCCCTGACGGCTCTCTTTACGCGAAAACTCACCCGCACAGAGTCCATCACGTCGATCCTGTTCTACCTGACTGTGATGCAGGCCATATTCGGCGTGATTTTCGCGGGATTTGATGGCGACATCGCTCTTCCGTCCGCGGCAACCGCACCTTGGCTGGTGCTCATCGCCTGCGCCGGACTTGTCGCGCATTTCTGCATGACCACCGCCCTGAGCCTCGCGCCAGCCGCTGTTGTCATGCCAATCGACTTTGTTCGCCTGCCATTGATCGCGGTTGTTGGCGCAGTGCTTTACAACGAAGCCATCGACATCTTTGTTGTCATCGGCGCAGCTTTAATCTTCGGCGGCAACTATCTGAATATCATAACAGAAAGCCGTTCCAAGCGCGCTGAAAAAGTCTGA
- the guaA gene encoding glutamine-hydrolyzing GMP synthase, producing the protein MTQTSHDRLLIIDFGSQVTQLIARRLRELNVYCEIHPYQNVDMDFVRAYAPKAVIFSGGPDSVTREGSPRAPQEIFDYGVPILGICYGQQTMMTQLGGKVESGHGTAEFGRAYVTPKDGLDILDGWFADGDEQVWMSHGDHVSEIAPGFEVYGTSPNAPYAITADTSRHFYAVQFHPEVHHTPNGAKLYENFVKLAGFKGDWTMGAYRAEMVEKIKSQVGDKNVICALSGGVDSSVAAALLHEAIGDQLTCVFVDHGLLRKNEADEVVGMFRDHMNLQVIHADETELFLGELEGQSDPETKRKIIGKLFIDVFQKYADQIEGAEFLAQGTLYPDVIESVSFSGGPSVTIKSHHNVGGLPEKMGLKLVEPLRELFKDEVRALGHELGLPAHFIGRHPFPGPGLAIRCPGEITREKLEILREADAIYIDQIRKHGLYDDIWQAFVAILPVRTVGVMGDGRTYDYACALRAVTSVDGMTADYYPFSHEFLGETATRIINEVKGINRCTYDITSKPPGTIEWE; encoded by the coding sequence ATGACCCAGACATCCCACGACCGCCTTCTCATCATTGACTTCGGCAGCCAGGTCACACAGCTGATCGCCCGTCGCCTGCGCGAGCTGAACGTCTACTGCGAAATTCACCCATATCAGAACGTCGACATGGACTTCGTGCGTGCCTATGCGCCAAAGGCCGTGATCTTCTCTGGTGGTCCGGACAGCGTGACCCGTGAAGGCTCACCGCGTGCGCCACAAGAGATCTTTGACTACGGCGTCCCGATCCTCGGCATCTGCTACGGTCAGCAGACCATGATGACCCAGTTGGGCGGCAAAGTCGAAAGTGGCCACGGCACCGCCGAGTTCGGCCGCGCCTATGTGACCCCCAAAGACGGCTTGGATATTCTGGACGGCTGGTTTGCCGACGGTGACGAGCAAGTCTGGATGAGTCACGGCGACCATGTCTCTGAAATTGCACCAGGTTTTGAGGTCTACGGCACCTCGCCCAACGCGCCTTATGCCATCACCGCCGACACTTCTCGTCACTTTTACGCGGTGCAGTTCCACCCCGAAGTGCACCACACGCCGAATGGCGCAAAGCTCTATGAGAACTTTGTGAAACTGGCAGGTTTCAAGGGCGATTGGACCATGGGCGCCTACCGCGCCGAAATGGTCGAGAAAATCAAATCCCAGGTTGGTGACAAGAATGTCATCTGCGCACTCTCTGGCGGCGTGGACAGCTCTGTTGCCGCGGCCCTCTTGCACGAAGCCATTGGCGATCAGCTCACCTGTGTGTTTGTGGACCACGGCCTTCTGCGCAAGAACGAAGCGGACGAAGTGGTCGGCATGTTCCGCGACCACATGAACCTGCAAGTCATCCACGCGGATGAAACCGAACTCTTCCTTGGCGAACTGGAAGGTCAATCCGACCCCGAAACCAAGCGCAAGATCATCGGCAAGCTCTTCATCGACGTGTTCCAGAAATATGCGGACCAGATCGAAGGCGCCGAATTCCTCGCCCAGGGTACGCTCTATCCGGACGTAATCGAATCCGTATCGTTCTCTGGCGGCCCCTCCGTGACCATCAAGAGCCACCACAACGTGGGTGGCCTGCCTGAGAAAATGGGTCTCAAGCTGGTCGAACCGCTGCGCGAACTCTTCAAAGACGAAGTCCGCGCCTTGGGACACGAACTGGGCCTGCCCGCACATTTCATCGGCCGCCACCCCTTCCCGGGACCAGGCCTTGCCATTCGCTGCCCTGGCGAGATCACCCGCGAGAAACTGGAAATTCTGCGGGAAGCGGACGCGATCTACATCGACCAGATTCGCAAGCACGGTCTTTACGATGACATCTGGCAAGCCTTTGTGGCCATCCTGCCGGTACGGACTGTCGGCGTTATGGGAGACGGTCGCACCTATGATTATGCCTGCGCCCTACGTGCAGTCACGTCGGTCGATGGCATGACCGCCGACTACTATCCGTTCAGCCACGAATTCCTCGGCGAAACTGCGACGCGCATTATCAACGAGGTCAAAGGCATCAACCGGTGTACCTATGACATCACTTCGAAACCTCCGGGAACAATCGAGTGGGAATAA
- a CDS encoding trimethylamine methyltransferase family protein, translating to MAEAATRRRGRGGGGAARRAARTGVKIETAKFIERNIPLYEILNEEALQVIEANAEILLEEVGVNFVNNKAALDRWKEAGAEVDYQAERVRIPRGMARELCKTAPSKIIQHARNPEKTVEIGGNTLVCAPVYGPPFVRDAEGGRRYATMDDFEKFVKLGYMSKWLHHSGGTVCEPTDVAVNKRHLDMLLAHMTLSDKPFMGSVTEPSRAQDSVEMCEILFGKEFVQENTVMTSLININSPMTFDDIMMGALEVYAKNNQACIVSPFIVGGAMAPVSVAGTLTQVLAEVLAGIAYSQIVRPGAPVIFGAFVTSIDMNSGAPTFGTPEASQILYGAGQLARRMGLPFRSGGGLCGSKLPDAQAAYETAHTHNAALLGGVNFMLHSCGWLEGGLVSSFEKFVMDADQLGTLHKMAQGVAYDENAQAMDAVREVGPGGHYLGCAHTQENFKDAFWRSELLDYKPFETWADEGSRDTQALASARVAELLAAYEQPALDPEIEARLRAYVAEKKASMPDAFV from the coding sequence ATGGCTGAAGCAGCGACTCGCCGTCGGGGACGGGGTGGTGGCGGTGCAGCGCGACGCGCAGCGCGGACCGGTGTGAAAATCGAGACTGCCAAATTCATTGAGCGCAACATCCCGCTTTATGAAATCCTCAACGAGGAAGCGTTGCAGGTGATCGAGGCGAACGCGGAAATTCTCCTTGAGGAAGTTGGCGTCAACTTTGTGAACAACAAAGCTGCGCTGGACCGCTGGAAAGAAGCTGGTGCCGAAGTCGACTATCAGGCGGAGCGCGTGCGCATCCCGCGCGGAATGGCGCGCGAGCTTTGCAAAACGGCACCGAGCAAGATCATCCAGCATGCACGGAACCCTGAAAAGACTGTGGAAATCGGAGGCAACACTCTGGTGTGCGCCCCTGTGTATGGACCGCCGTTTGTGCGCGACGCCGAGGGCGGGCGCCGATATGCCACGATGGACGACTTCGAAAAGTTCGTGAAGTTGGGGTATATGTCCAAGTGGCTGCATCACTCTGGCGGAACCGTTTGCGAGCCGACCGATGTGGCGGTGAACAAGCGCCATCTGGACATGCTGCTCGCGCACATGACCCTGTCTGACAAGCCATTCATGGGGTCTGTGACCGAACCCAGCCGAGCGCAAGACAGCGTGGAGATGTGCGAAATCCTGTTTGGCAAGGAATTCGTGCAGGAAAACACGGTTATGACTTCGCTCATCAACATCAACTCGCCGATGACGTTTGACGACATCATGATGGGGGCACTTGAGGTCTATGCCAAAAACAATCAGGCCTGCATCGTGTCGCCGTTCATTGTCGGTGGAGCGATGGCTCCGGTGTCTGTTGCTGGTACGCTGACGCAAGTTCTTGCCGAAGTTCTGGCCGGTATCGCCTACAGCCAGATCGTGCGTCCCGGGGCGCCGGTCATTTTCGGCGCTTTCGTGACTTCTATCGACATGAACTCTGGAGCGCCGACGTTTGGCACGCCGGAAGCAAGTCAAATCCTTTATGGCGCAGGTCAGTTGGCGCGCCGTATGGGGCTTCCGTTCCGGTCCGGTGGGGGGCTTTGCGGCTCCAAGTTGCCGGATGCACAGGCAGCATATGAAACCGCGCACACGCACAATGCGGCGCTGCTCGGTGGTGTGAACTTTATGCTGCATAGCTGTGGCTGGCTCGAAGGCGGGCTTGTGTCCAGCTTTGAAAAGTTCGTTATGGATGCGGATCAGCTGGGTACGCTGCACAAAATGGCGCAGGGCGTGGCCTATGATGAAAACGCGCAGGCGATGGATGCGGTGCGCGAAGTGGGGCCGGGCGGACACTATCTTGGGTGCGCGCACACGCAGGAGAACTTCAAAGACGCATTCTGGCGGTCGGAGTTGCTCGACTACAAACCCTTTGAAACCTGGGCGGACGAAGGATCGCGGGACACTCAAGCCTTGGCATCGGCGCGCGTTGCCGAGTTGCTGGCGGCCTATGAGCAACCCGCACTTGACCCAGAAATCGAGGCTCGCCTTCGTGCCTATGTGGCCGAGAAAAAGGCATCCATGCCCGACGCATTTGTGTGA
- a CDS encoding DUF6477 family protein has translation MEIFSILNTLKRPRLLIRAARAGCENYRRDTHLQRHLGPGKLPKHAKAMRQLIEKEAQLDEARKQKATGYSLVAHVDVLIALMGEARLLRMTQPQA, from the coding sequence ATGGAAATTTTTTCAATTCTGAACACTTTGAAACGCCCACGACTTTTGATCAGGGCAGCGCGCGCTGGATGCGAGAATTACCGCCGCGACACGCATCTTCAAAGGCACTTGGGGCCTGGAAAGTTGCCGAAACACGCCAAAGCCATGCGCCAACTCATCGAAAAGGAAGCCCAACTTGACGAAGCGCGCAAACAAAAGGCCACCGGCTATTCGCTGGTGGCCCATGTCGATGTTTTGATCGCCCTCATGGGCGAGGCCCGTCTTTTGCGGATGACGCAGCCTCAGGCCTAA
- a CDS encoding DUF6456 domain-containing protein, whose product MPFDPPCATEFPNWVPQSVARYVAHTKHGFSIRELARRDGCHASTVLRQIRKLETKRDDPMVDAALDRFKVQEKSLKCNNSSDVPSEFNAIPEAGVLRREGRRILARLCENGAVLAVAKGMENAVVVRDLPDGETVRTATVAQEIAQAMALKDWIQGTGQGKVFRYSITTSGRAALNRFIAEEANAVFGFGETQDGFDGPVPQVGDAAVKARFNTSESPLVSLARRKDRDGAPFLDTALVSAGERLREDFELARMSSKKDKAWELVLQGSGQAGYVTEGKSPTDFAKARVADALSALGEGLADVVLRCCCYLEGLETVEKRFGWSARSAKVVLRIALRRFRVHYESNAGGQGDYIG is encoded by the coding sequence ATGCCTTTTGACCCGCCATGCGCAACAGAGTTCCCGAACTGGGTTCCGCAAAGTGTCGCTCGCTATGTGGCGCATACTAAACATGGATTTTCCATTCGCGAACTGGCCCGACGCGATGGTTGCCACGCGTCCACCGTTTTGCGGCAAATCCGAAAACTGGAGACAAAGCGTGACGATCCAATGGTCGACGCGGCGCTGGATAGATTTAAGGTGCAGGAGAAATCGCTAAAATGCAATAATTCCAGTGACGTACCGTCGGAATTCAATGCCATTCCCGAGGCAGGCGTTCTGCGACGCGAAGGACGCCGGATACTTGCGCGGCTTTGCGAAAATGGCGCTGTGCTGGCGGTTGCGAAGGGCATGGAAAATGCGGTTGTGGTAAGGGATTTACCGGATGGAGAAACCGTGAGGACGGCGACCGTCGCGCAGGAAATTGCGCAAGCGATGGCGTTGAAAGATTGGATACAAGGGACTGGTCAGGGCAAGGTGTTCCGGTATTCGATCACGACTTCAGGACGCGCGGCACTCAATCGTTTTATCGCGGAAGAAGCCAACGCGGTATTTGGGTTCGGGGAGACGCAAGACGGATTCGATGGACCCGTTCCGCAGGTCGGAGACGCAGCGGTGAAGGCGCGTTTCAACACGTCGGAAAGCCCCTTGGTGTCTCTGGCGCGCAGAAAGGACCGTGACGGCGCACCTTTTCTGGATACAGCCCTTGTGTCTGCCGGAGAACGATTGCGCGAAGACTTCGAGTTGGCGCGCATGAGTAGCAAGAAGGACAAAGCGTGGGAGCTTGTCCTGCAAGGGAGCGGGCAGGCGGGGTACGTCACAGAAGGTAAAAGCCCCACTGACTTTGCCAAAGCACGTGTTGCGGATGCGCTTAGTGCTCTGGGTGAGGGCCTGGCAGACGTGGTCCTACGCTGTTGTTGCTATCTTGAGGGGTTGGAGACCGTAGAGAAACGGTTTGGTTGGTCGGCGCGCTCGGCGAAGGTTGTTCTTCGCATCGCTTTGCGCCGATTTCGGGTGCATTATGAAAGCAATGCTGGTGGTCAGGGCGATTACATCGGCTAA
- a CDS encoding peroxiredoxin encodes MQVGVKVPAVTFKTRVRDEAVGGPNPFRWQDMSSDDYFKGKRVVLFSLPGAFTPTCSTYQLPGFEENFAKFQELGIDGIYCMSVNDSFVMNKWAESQDVKNVDVIPDGSGEFTRKVGMLVRKDNLGFGLRSWRYAAIINDGIVEAWFEEPGLEDNHGEDPYGESSPENVLKYLEAANVETAA; translated from the coding sequence ATGCAAGTTGGCGTAAAAGTCCCCGCAGTCACCTTCAAAACCCGTGTTCGTGACGAAGCCGTGGGCGGCCCGAACCCTTTCCGCTGGCAGGACATGTCAAGCGACGACTACTTCAAGGGCAAGCGCGTTGTTCTGTTCTCTCTTCCAGGCGCCTTCACACCGACCTGCTCGACCTACCAACTTCCGGGTTTCGAAGAAAACTTTGCCAAATTCCAAGAGCTTGGCATCGATGGCATCTACTGCATGTCTGTTAACGACAGCTTCGTGATGAACAAATGGGCCGAATCTCAGGACGTCAAAAACGTTGACGTTATTCCTGACGGATCCGGCGAATTCACACGCAAAGTTGGTATGCTGGTCCGCAAAGACAACCTTGGTTTCGGTCTGCGCTCCTGGCGCTATGCGGCCATCATCAACGATGGCATCGTGGAAGCATGGTTCGAAGAGCCCGGTCTCGAAGACAACCACGGTGAAGACCCCTACGGCGAAAGCTCACCAGAGAACGTTCTCAAGTATCTCGAAGCCGCCAACGTTGAAACAGCAGCGTAA
- the lipA gene encoding lipoyl synthase, with protein sequence MRDLKLPEQRHPEKAHRPDNAQPKKPKWIRVKAPTGEGYNATKKIMRENKLVTVCEEAGCPNAGECWSQGHATMMIMGEICTRGCTFCNIATGKPDALDVFEPGRVADAVQKLGLNHVVITSVDRDDLKDGGAEHFAQTIRAVRHRSPSTTIEILTPDFLKCAPEVLEVVVEAKPDVFNHNLETVPGLYPEVRPGARYFHSLRLLQRVKELDPSIFTKSGIMVGLGEDKQSVHQVMDDMRAADIDFLTIGQYLQPTPKHHAVDRFVTPEEFESYEKAAYGKGFLMVSATPLTRSSYHAGDDFAQLRAAREAQLSKA encoded by the coding sequence TTGCGTGATCTGAAATTGCCAGAGCAACGGCATCCGGAGAAAGCTCACCGTCCGGACAACGCTCAGCCAAAGAAGCCCAAGTGGATTCGCGTAAAAGCTCCTACGGGCGAAGGCTACAACGCGACAAAGAAAATCATGCGTGAAAACAAACTGGTCACTGTTTGTGAGGAAGCGGGATGCCCCAATGCCGGCGAGTGCTGGTCTCAGGGTCACGCAACAATGATGATCATGGGCGAGATCTGTACGCGCGGGTGTACGTTCTGCAACATCGCGACCGGAAAACCGGACGCGCTGGACGTTTTCGAACCCGGTCGCGTGGCAGACGCGGTTCAAAAACTGGGGTTGAATCACGTGGTGATCACCTCCGTGGATCGCGATGACCTGAAGGATGGTGGTGCAGAGCATTTTGCGCAAACGATCCGCGCGGTTCGCCACCGGTCACCATCGACCACGATTGAAATTCTAACGCCTGACTTTCTGAAATGCGCGCCTGAAGTTCTTGAAGTCGTGGTGGAAGCAAAACCGGATGTTTTCAATCACAACCTTGAAACTGTACCCGGTTTGTATCCGGAAGTGCGCCCGGGCGCGCGGTATTTTCACAGTCTGCGGCTTTTGCAGCGTGTGAAAGAGCTTGATCCGTCGATCTTTACCAAATCGGGCATCATGGTCGGTCTCGGCGAAGACAAACAGTCGGTTCATCAGGTGATGGACGACATGCGTGCGGCTGACATCGATTTTCTGACGATTGGTCAATATTTGCAGCCAACGCCGAAACACCATGCAGTCGATCGGTTTGTGACGCCCGAAGAATTCGAGAGCTATGAGAAAGCCGCCTATGGCAAGGGTTTTCTCATGGTGTCGGCGACGCCGTTGACGCGGTCTTCTTATCACGCTGGTGATGATTTCGCACAGTTGCGTGCAGCGCGTGAGGCGCAGTTGTCCAAGGCATGA